The Chloroflexota bacterium genome includes a window with the following:
- the obgE gene encoding GTPase ObgE, with translation MYKDITLVDRVDILVCGGDGGDGIVSFRHEKFVPLGGPDGGDGGKGGSIYIIADRSANTLDYFKRKKRFKAASGKSGGKQKKHGAKGDDLIIKVPLGTMVFLKEEEQEGLLADLSQQGQKVLVAKGGRGGLGNVHFATSRNQAPKTSTKGEPGEERRLTLDLKLIADVGIIGYPSVGKSTLLAAVSEAKPKIANYPFTTLEPALGVVEVDMKTFVLAEIPGLVDGAHLGRGLGHEFLRHAERTKVLLHLIDGSSPNIADNINNLNTELALYKPGMAQKPQLVVVNKVDLPEVQAQLPEIRQLFSSLGIKAFFISAITKQGLSELISEIIRMLDMVQEEVAALEAPIAVFRPEPKVRRDK, from the coding sequence ATTTATAAGGACATTACTTTAGTGGATAGAGTAGACATTTTAGTATGTGGAGGAGATGGTGGAGATGGAATAGTCAGCTTTCGGCATGAGAAGTTTGTACCGCTTGGTGGTCCTGATGGTGGGGATGGTGGGAAGGGTGGAAGCATCTACATTATTGCTGATAGGAGCGCTAACACTTTGGATTACTTTAAACGTAAGAAGCGTTTTAAGGCGGCATCCGGCAAGAGCGGAGGGAAGCAGAAAAAACATGGTGCCAAGGGTGATGACCTTATAATTAAAGTGCCTTTAGGGACAATGGTATTTCTTAAAGAAGAGGAACAGGAAGGGCTGCTGGCTGATTTGAGCCAACAAGGACAAAAAGTTCTGGTGGCTAAAGGTGGTCGTGGTGGGTTGGGTAATGTCCATTTTGCTACATCTAGGAATCAGGCTCCTAAAACGTCTACTAAGGGTGAGCCTGGCGAAGAACGCCGTCTTACCCTTGACCTCAAACTTATTGCCGATGTTGGCATTATTGGCTATCCCAGCGTAGGTAAATCCACCCTTTTGGCTGCCGTATCTGAAGCCAAGCCGAAAATAGCTAATTATCCTTTCACCACTCTTGAGCCAGCTCTTGGCGTGGTTGAAGTGGATATGAAGACATTCGTTTTGGCGGAGATCCCCGGGCTTGTGGATGGCGCTCATCTAGGTAGAGGGCTGGGGCACGAGTTTCTGCGCCATGCTGAGAGGACTAAGGTTTTGCTTCACCTGATTGATGGTAGCTCGCCGAATATAGCTGATAACATAAATAATCTGAACACGGAGCTGGCTTTATATAAGCCAGGGATGGCTCAAAAGCCTCAGCTTGTGGTGGTAAACAAAGTGGATTTACCGGAGGTTCAAGCTCAGTTGCCAGAGATTAGACAGCTTTTCAGCTCTCTGGGGATAAAGGCCTTCTTTATATCAGCGATTACTAAGCAGGGTTTGTCTGAGCTTATATCAGAAATAATCAGGATGTTGGATATGGTTCAAGAAGAGGTGGCTGCTCTAGAGGCGCCAATAGCTGTTTTTCGACCTGAGCCCAAGGTTAGGCGGGACAAATGA
- the dnaA gene encoding chromosomal replication initiator protein DnaA, with product MACGPAYRLWDSKARKYLWVGGCFICGDFQTKFGRNELKSAQEIWEAALGELQLQVSKPNYDTWLKDTTGISYKEDVFVIGVPNIFIAEWLRSRLHSLIKRTLTGVTGKTIDVQFAIRPLNQAICSTAAYQADGGISARLKEPVTAAFRLNPKYTFDSFVVGECNRLAYSAALEISEDPGNRYNPLFIYGDTGTGKTHLLHAIGHTVKAKGLRMLLASAEQFTNQFVIALKNNRIDDFHRKFRSADCLLVDDIQFLSGKAQTQECLLYIFNDLYENNCQIVVTSDRPPRAISSVTKKLRSRLEWGLIADFGPPDLETRLAILRVKAKQFNMSLPPEVLRFLATEFQHNIRELEGALNRVVTYSRLSGTKLDMHLTTQSLADIIPKDGRQEATLTPKRIMTAVANYYGIDLEGLTGKRRDKKTALARQVTMYLLREQNHCGLAEIGKILGGRDHTTIMHGCEKIAAEIDVNPQLHNSIKEIRQKLTPKRTSSAF from the coding sequence ATCGCTTGCGGTCCAGCATATAGACTCTGGGACTCAAAAGCTCGAAAATACCTCTGGGTGGGGGGTTGTTTCATTTGCGGGGATTTTCAAACTAAATTTGGCAGGAATGAGTTGAAGTCAGCACAAGAAATCTGGGAAGCCGCTCTAGGAGAACTTCAACTCCAAGTCAGTAAGCCGAATTATGATACTTGGCTTAAGGACACCACCGGTATAAGCTATAAAGAAGACGTCTTTGTTATCGGTGTCCCTAATATCTTCATCGCCGAATGGCTAAGAAGTCGCCTACATTCTCTGATTAAAAGGACTTTAACCGGCGTTACTGGCAAGACCATTGACGTCCAATTTGCAATTCGGCCTCTCAACCAGGCTATCTGCTCAACAGCCGCTTACCAGGCTGACGGCGGGATAAGCGCCAGGCTTAAGGAACCAGTAACAGCAGCATTCAGGCTCAATCCAAAGTACACCTTTGACAGCTTTGTAGTCGGGGAATGCAACCGCCTGGCTTACTCAGCAGCTTTAGAGATTTCCGAAGATCCCGGGAATAGATACAATCCCCTCTTTATCTACGGTGACACCGGCACAGGCAAGACTCATCTGCTGCATGCCATTGGACACACAGTTAAAGCTAAGGGCTTGCGCATGCTTCTGGCTAGCGCCGAGCAGTTTACTAACCAATTTGTAATCGCCCTCAAGAACAACAGGATCGATGACTTCCACCGTAAGTTCAGGAGTGCCGACTGCTTGCTGGTCGATGATATTCAATTCCTGAGTGGCAAAGCGCAAACCCAGGAATGCTTGTTATACATTTTCAACGACCTATATGAAAATAACTGCCAAATTGTAGTTACCAGCGACCGACCACCAAGAGCCATATCCTCGGTCACCAAGAAATTAAGGTCCCGGCTTGAGTGGGGGCTAATCGCTGATTTTGGACCACCAGATTTGGAAACGCGCTTGGCCATCCTGAGAGTTAAAGCGAAGCAATTTAACATGTCCCTTCCACCGGAAGTTCTACGGTTTCTAGCAACAGAGTTCCAGCACAATATCCGGGAATTAGAAGGTGCTCTTAATAGAGTAGTCACTTACTCAAGGCTGAGCGGCACAAAATTAGATATGCACTTAACCACACAGTCACTGGCAGACATAATACCGAAAGACGGTAGGCAAGAAGCCACGCTTACACCAAAGCGCATAATGACCGCTGTGGCTAACTACTACGGCATTGACCTTGAAGGACTAACAGGCAAACGGAGAGATAAGAAAACCGCATTAGCCCGTCAGGTCACCATGTACCTATTACGCGAGCAAAACCACTGCGGCCTGGCTGAAATCGGCAAAATATTAGGAGGCCGAGACCACACAACAATAATGCACGGCTGCGAAAAAATCGCTGCGGAAATAGACGTTAATCCCCAGCTCCACAATTCAATCAAAGAGATCCGCCAAAAATTAACCCCCAAAAGAACCTCATCCGCATTTTGA
- a CDS encoding methionyl-tRNA formyltransferase has product MAKNIIFMGTPEFAVPSLEALIRSTYQVVAVYTRPDSKAGRGQAVMSSPVKQLALSNGLQVIQPDNLKTSSAIDQLNSFAPDLIVVAAFGHILPPEVLALPKFGCLNVHPSLLPRHRGASPIATAILQGDEITGVTIMLLDVGLDSGPILSQREVSISADDTTRLLAVKLAQVGAQLLMETLPLWIDGRIKPQPQDESRASYSKVISKGDGEIGWRLSTLELWRRIRAFDPWPGCYAWWHGKRLKICKAVPLYGEKSGEPGKVIALSPSAPAIVGVETGDGALGLLRVQLEGKREVSAEEFVRGQRDFIGSRLL; this is encoded by the coding sequence ATGGCAAAAAACATCATTTTTATGGGCACTCCGGAGTTCGCTGTTCCCAGTTTGGAGGCTTTGATTCGCAGCACTTACCAGGTGGTTGCCGTATATACGCGGCCAGATAGTAAGGCTGGAAGAGGACAGGCGGTTATGTCCTCTCCGGTAAAACAGCTGGCTCTATCTAATGGGCTGCAGGTGATTCAGCCGGACAACTTGAAGACCAGTAGCGCCATTGACCAGTTAAATAGTTTTGCTCCTGACTTGATTGTGGTGGCAGCTTTTGGGCATATTCTACCGCCAGAAGTATTGGCTTTACCCAAATTCGGCTGCCTTAATGTCCACCCTTCCCTTCTACCTAGGCATCGGGGTGCTTCCCCAATAGCCACGGCCATTTTACAAGGTGATGAAATTACGGGTGTCACAATTATGTTGCTGGACGTTGGTTTGGATAGCGGCCCCATTTTGAGCCAGAGGGAAGTCTCTATATCGGCTGATGATACTACTCGTTTACTCGCCGTTAAGTTAGCTCAAGTTGGGGCACAATTGCTCATGGAGACGTTGCCTTTGTGGATTGATGGGCGAATTAAGCCGCAACCTCAAGACGAAAGCCGGGCTAGTTATAGTAAAGTCATCTCTAAAGGCGATGGAGAGATAGGCTGGCGGCTTTCAACTTTGGAATTATGGCGACGAATCCGCGCCTTTGACCCCTGGCCGGGGTGCTATGCCTGGTGGCACGGTAAGCGATTGAAAATTTGTAAGGCCGTGCCGCTGTATGGCGAGAAGTCTGGCGAACCTGGCAAGGTGATAGCCTTGTCTCCATCAGCGCCGGCGATAGTTGGAGTTGAAACTGGAGATGGAGCTCTAGGGCTGCTGAGAGTCCAATTGGAGGGGAAGCGTGAGGTGTCAGCAGAGGAGTTTGTGCGCGGGCAGCGTGATTTTATCGGCAGCCGCTTACTTTGA